The following coding sequences are from one Oncorhynchus kisutch isolate 150728-3 linkage group LG23, Okis_V2, whole genome shotgun sequence window:
- the LOC109879855 gene encoding uncharacterized protein LOC109879855 — protein sequence MATSSPRFTWCDCRKHKIPVKDTHELCLHCLGIQHAKEAVLEYGKCPHCAKMDWSTCINRLTKVQEIMHRESQQRKHEAAQSEVQPKPETTSALIKEPKPEENAVPTLPPHRLSASTPAHSSTMPVLFTILSPPPAQAGDNLSIPKGTFLSQLAIQQSADSTPSLSQSGSNMLTSSSCKRHGFSSCCSKRSKRSRGSHRRRRSPSSSSSSSGWTSDEDDSCPSGKGRRSQRESRQAVRSERRHGELVEVVQQAVQLQWAVLEKRIEALERRGAEAVVSFPTPAQTIHLHASIPLASTSSQEGNQRDLSCPVSEQLVTESMSGTIVKQEEEPSSISFALRPLSDGHREGEDASQSTEGPISKQDLLEAMELQSLMARAAKYLGIDFPSTPTSLSPPDPTMVPEFEDLVQSSWPNPASSKPYRELFSKMYRLHDCQSPAYDQMPQVNCFMSAIFQAVKPTENKEAPVPAERWRFTETLVERMYQTAGMLAKTANYLRYLSDYQRRLLLEITEDCPAQRFMAALNELKLIGQFTLQLSSHQAELSGRVMAASVAIRRQVWMAKTNYTDSLKATVADLPFVVSHTFGVSSASGPSSTGMVCKQEPL from the coding sequence ATGGCAACTTCATCCCCAAGGTTTACGTGGTGTGATTGTCGCAAACACAAGATTCCTGTCAAAGACACCCATGAGCTGTGTCTGCACTGTCTGGGCATCCAGCATGCCAAGGAGGCTGTGCTGGAGTACGGCAAATGCCCGCACTGTGCCAAGATGGACTGGAGCACCTGCATCAACCGCCTCACTAAAGTTCAGGAGATAATGCACCGCGAGAGCCAGCAGAGGAAGCACGAGGCAGCACAGTCTGAAGTTCAGCCCAAACCTGAGACCACTTCAGCTCTCATCAAGGAACCAAAACCGGAAGAAAATGCAGTCCCCACCCTGCCCCCACATCGGCTCTCTGCTTCCACACCAGCCCATTCCTCCACCATGCCAGTGTTGTTCACCATACTCTCCCCACCCCCAGCGCAGGCAGGGGACAATTTGAGCATCCCAAAGGGCACTTTTCTCTCACAACTTGCTATTCAGCAGTCAGCTGACTCCACCCCATCCTTGAGCCAATCAGGTTCCAACATGCTGACCTCCAGCTCCTGTAAACGACACGGTTTCTCATCGTGCTGCTCCAAACGCTCCAAACGAAGCCGCGGTAGCCACAGGCGGAGacgctctccctcctcctcctcttcctcttcaggcTGGACCTCTGATGAAGATGATTCCTGCCCCTCTGGAAAGGGAAGGAGGTCTCAGAGGGAGTCGAGGCAAGCTGTCCGGTCAGAGAGGAGGCACGGGGAGCTGGTGGAGGTTGTTCAACAGGCCGTCCAGCTACAGTGGGCTGTTCTGGAGAAGCGCATTGAGgctctggagaggagaggtgctgaGGCTGTTGTGTCGTTCCCCACTCCAGCCCAAACTATACATCTTCACGCCTCCATCCCTCTGGCATCCACCTCGTCTCAGGAGGGCAACCAGAGAGATTTATCCTGCCCTGTCAGCGAGCAGCTGGTGACGGAATCTATGTCCGGTACCATTGtgaaacaggaagaggagccttCCTCCATTTCGTTTGCTTTGAGACCTCTCAGTGATGGACACCGTGAAGGGGAGGATGCCTCTCAGTCAACTGAGGGTCCTATCTCTAAACAGGACTTACTGGAAGCTATGGAGCTTCAGAGCCTCATGGCACGTGCTGCCAAGTATCTTGGTATAGACTTTCCCAGCACACCAACCAGCCTCAGCCCACCAGACCCCACAATGGTGCCGGAGTTTGAGGACCTGGTCCAGAGCTCTTGGCCAAACCCTGCCAGCTCGAAACCGTACAGGGAGCTTTTCTCTAAGATGTACAGGCTTCACGACTGCCAGTCTCCAGCCTATGACCAGATGCCCCAGGTCAACTGCTTCATGTCGGCCATCTTCCAGGCGGTGAAGCCCACAGAGAACAAGGAGGCGCCAGTGCCAGCTGAGCGATGGCGTTTTACTGAGACTCTAGTAGAGAGGATGTACCAGACTGCTGGCATGCTTGCCAAGACGGCCAACTACCTGCGCTACCTATCAGACTACCAGAGGAGGCTTCTGCTGGAGATCACTGAGGATTGTCCAGCCCAGCGTTTTATGGCGGCCCTTAACGAGCTGAAGCTCATTGGCCAGTTCACCCTCCAGCTGTCCTCCCACCAGGCTGAACTGTCTGGAAGGGTCATGGCTGCTTCTGTAGCCATCCGAAGACAGGTCTGGATGGCTAAGACCAACTACACAGACTCTCTGAAAGCCACTGTGGCTGACCTTCCATTTGTGGTCAGTCACACCTTTGGGGTTAGCTCAGCCTCTGGCCCTAGCTCGACTGGAATGGTGTGCAAACAGGAACCGTTGTAA
- the LOC109879862 gene encoding surfeit locus protein 4 produces the protein MGQEELMSQAEDVADQFLRVTKQYLPHLARLCLISTFLEDGIRMWFQWNEQKDYIEATWGCGYFLATCFVLLNLTGQLGGCVLILSRHFVQYACFGLFGIIALQTVAYSILWDIKFLMRNLALGGGLLLLLAESRSEGKSMFAGVPSMGESSPKQYMQLGGRVLLVLMFMTLLHFDPSFFSILQNMVGTALIILVAIGFKTKLAALTLVIWLLAINIYFNAFWAVPAYKPMHDFLKYDFFQTTSVIGGLLLVVALGPGGVSMDEKKKEW, from the exons ATGGGGCAGGAGGAGCTCATGAGTCAAGCTGAAGATGTGGCGGACCAG ttcTTGCGAGTGACTAAGCAGTACCTGCCTCACCTGGCCCGGCTGTGTCTAATCAGCACCTTTCTGGAGGACGGCATACGCATGTGGTTCCAGTGGAATGAGCAGAAGGACTACATTGAGGCCACGTGGGGCTGCGGCTACTTCCTGGCCACCTGCTTCGTACTGCTCAACCTCACAGGACAGCTTG GTGGCTGTGTCCTTATCCTCAGTAGACATTTTGTACAGTATGCCTGCTTTGGATTATTTGGAATCATAGCTTTACAG ACGGTTGCATACAGTATTTTATGGGATATAAAATTTCTGATGAG GAACCTTGCCCTGGGCGGTGGACTCCTGCTGTTACTAGCGGAGTCGCGTTCAGAAGGGAAGAGCATGTTCGCTGGCGTCCCCTCCATGGGGGAGAGCTCGCCAAAGCAGTACATGCAGCTGGGAGGGAGAGTCCTGCTGGTGCTCATGTTCATGACCCTGCTGCACTTTGACCCCAGCTTCTTCTCA ATCCTCCAGAACATGGTGGGTACGGCCCTCATTATCCTGGTAGCCATCGGCTTCAAGACCAAGCTGGCAGCCCTGACCCTGGTAATATGGCTGCTGGCCATCAACATCTACTTCAACGCCTTCTGGGCGGTGCCCGCCTACAAGCCCATGCATGACTTCCTCAAGTACGACTTCTTCCAGACCACGTCCGTCATCGGAGGGCTGCTGTTGGTCGTAGCACTGGGGCCCGGCGGGGTGTCCATGGATGAGAAGAAGAAGGAGtggtag